The genome window GTGGAAACCCTGCGGGACAAGGCGCCACCTGGCATCAACCGCCAGGTCATGAGCGACCTGCTCGCCTCGATGTACGAAGGCAACTCATTGTCCAAGGCCATGCAGCTCAAGCCGCAGACCTTTCCTGCACTGCTGATCGCCACCGTGGCGTCCTCGGAACACAGCGGCCAATTGGCCGTGGCCTTGCGCCGTTATCACCATTTCGAAGCGCATCTGGAGACGGTGAAAAAGCGTGTCAGCGGCGCCCTGATGTACCCGCTGGTGGTGCTCAGCGTCGGTGCGATCATCCTGTTGTTCCTGCTGTTTTTCGTGATACCGCGTTTCGCCTCGGTGTTCGATGCGGTCGCCGATTTACCGGCCACGGCGCGGTTCATGGTGTGGTGGGGGGCACTGGTGGACACGCGCGGCATGGAGCTGCTGATTGGCCTGGTACTGGCGATCGTCGCGCTGATCCTGCTGTTTCGCAGTGCCGGGTTCAAGCGCCGCGCCGCCAACCTGTTCTGGAAAATCCCCAGCCTGGGCGCCCAGCGCACCCTGTTCATCCTCGCGCGGTTCTATCGCACCGCCGGGATGTTGCTGATGGGCGGGATGCCGGTGGTCACGGCGGTGGAATTGTCCGGTGCCCTGCTGCCGCCCGAGCGTCAAGCGGACTTGCGCCATGCCATGACCGATATCCAGGCGGGCCAGCCGCTGTCCACCTCACTGGCCCGCCATCAGCTGACCACCGCCGTGGCCGAACGCCTGCTGCGGGTCGGCGAGCAGAGCGGCGAGCTGGCCGCCATGTGCGAGCGCATCGCGCAGTTTCACGATGAAGCGCTGGAGCGCGCCATCGAGCTGTTCAGCAAGGTCTTCGAACCGCTGCTGATGCTGGTAGTGGGCGGGTTGATCGGGCTGATCGTGTTCATGTTGTACATGCCGATTTTCGAGTTGGCGGGTTCTATCCAGGGGTAATGCGATGAGCGAGCTGACACAGAAATGGCAAGCGCTGGTAGCCAAACGCGGCATGCCCCTGGCCGATTACCTGCAGGACCTGCTGGACAAGGCGCCCGACCAGTTGAGCATCATCGCCCACCCCCTGGGCCTGCAGGCAATAGCGCCAGACAACCTCATTGAACACTGGCGCTTCGACCTGCTCGCACTGCCCCAGGCGTTGACCCGCAACGTGCTGCCGATGGACTACCAAGGCCAGGCGTATCTGGTACTGGGGGACCCGTTCACCTTGGCCAGCCGGTACTGGCTGCAATCGTCCAGGACCTTGCGCCAGCTGCCCCTGGCCATGAGCCTGCCCGGCGCGGTCAAGGCCCAACTGGCCCTGGCCGAAGCCAGCCAACGGGTGATGCAACCGTTTGGCGAGGACGACGAAAACGCCCGCGTCAGCCAGACCGCCCAGGAAATATCCCTGAGCAGCATCGCCCGCGACGACAACCCGGTGGTGCGGCTGGTCAACTCCATGCTGTTCGACGCCCTGCAAAGCCGTGCCAGCGATATCCATGTGGAAACCACCCCCCAAGGGCTGGTGATCAAGTACCGCATCGACGGTGTGCTGCAGCAGGTGGGCCAGGCGACTGGGCTGGACCAGGCCGAGCAGGCGCTGTCGCGGATCAAGGTCTTGTCGGAACTGGACATCGGCGAACGCCGCGTGCCCCAGGACGGGCGATTCAAGATGAAGATCCAGGGGCGCGAGGTAGATTTTCGCGTATCGATCATGCCCAGCATCCATGGCGAAAATGCGGTACTGCGCATCCTCGACAAGTCCCAGCGGGGCGACTCCCTGAGCCTGGTCAACCTCGGGCTGGCCCCCGACACCATCGCACGCATTCGCGACCTGGCCAGTGAGCCCTACGGGATGCTGGTCGTCACCGGGCCGACGGGCAGCGGCAAATCCACCACCCTGTACGCCGCCCTGTCAGAGCTCAACACCGGGGAGCAGAAAATCATCACGATCGAAGACCCGGTGGAATATGAGTTGGCCGGGGTGACACAAATACCGGTCAACGACAAAAAAGGCCTGACGTTCGCCCGCGGCCTGCGTTCCATTTTGCGCCATGACCCGGACACGATTCTGGTCGGGGAAATCCGCGACGGTGAAACGGCGAGTATTGCCGTACAAGCGGCGTTGACCGGGCACCGCGTGTTCACGTCGCTGCACGCCAACGACCCCTTCAGTGTCCTGGAACGTTTCAGGCACATGGAGGTGGACACCCACAGCGTTGTCGAAGCGCTCAACGGGGTGGTCGCCCAACGCTTGGTGCGGCGTGTCTGCGCGGATTGCGGCGAGGACACCCAGCCCGACCCGCAGATCGCCAGGCTCGCCCACCTGCCCGACACGCAACTCAAGCAGGGCCACTACCGTGTGGGTAAAGGCTGTGAGGCCTGTCGCTATACCGGCTATCGCGGCCGGCTCGCCCTGGCGGAAGTGCTGACCCTGACCGACAGCATCAAGGAAGGCCTGCTCCAGCGCAGCTCGGCGTCCACCCTGCGCGAACTGGCGCGCGAAGCCGGCCACGTGTTCATCCGCGAGATCGCACTGGCCCACGCCGCACAAGGCGACACCACGCTCAAGGAGATCCACCGTGTCATTTCCCTTTATTGAGCATGTGGTGTGGCTGCACAGCAGCGGTGCCGTCTGGGCTGCCCGCCCACGTTGGCGCGGTGCAACTGTGTGGCGTGCCGAGCAAGCGGGCGAGCCATTGAGTGCCTGCGCGGCCTTGCTGGAGCAAGCACCCCGTGGCCGTTTGCGTTTCTTGGACCGCGCCACGGTGCTCCTCGGATTTTCCCACGTGCACTACCTGGTGCTGGCGTGGCAAGACGGCCTGTACAGCCAGGCCGACTGGCAGGGTTTCGCCGAAGCCACGTTCAGCCAACAGGCAGGCCTGGACGCCGAACACTGGCACATCCAGGTCGCCAGCAGCCGGTTCGGCCAGCGACGCCTGGCGGTGGCGACCTCACGGGAATTGCTGCACGACGTGCGCGAGCTGTTCAAGCTGCACCGCTTGCCTCTGGTCAACTGCACGCCCTTGCTGACCTCGGTCGCCCAGCAGTATTGGCAGCGCTTGCCCGACGATTGCGTATTGGCAGTTCCCGAAGCAGACAGCCTGAGTTGCCTCTACCGCCAACACGGCGTGATCGACCAGGTGTGCGTCATCCCCACCCACCCCGACAGCGCCTTGAGGGACAACCTGTTCACCGCAGACCTGCTGGTTGAACAGCATGCCCCCGCTACGGTGGTGGTGGCGGCCAACACCTTGACGGAAAACCGCTTGGGCCCCCTGCATCCATGGCTGGAGGCAAGTCCCCCATGAAAGCCAGACTCGCCGCCACCTGGCAGCACAGGCGCAGGCCCCAGGCGCCCAGGGTTGATTTCCAGCACCCCAACGCTGCTCACCGCCCCCTGGTGGCACTGTTGTGGCTGGTTACTGCGGTGCTCGTGGTCGGCACCTGGCAGCACTGGCAGCGCATGGAGCACCAGCAACAGCAGACCGACGCATTGGAACAGCAATTCATCCAGCTGACCCGCCGCCAGGAACAATTGATCCAGGCGGCCATTCGCCTGTCACCCCGACAAAAACAACAGGTGGCGGCCTTCGCCCGGCAAACGTCCACCCCATTCCCCTTGATGGACGCCGTGGCGCGGGCCTGGTCCGCTGAAATCGCCCTGACACGCGTGGAGGTCAACACCCAGGCCAACGTGCTGCACCTGGATCTGGAAACCCGGCAACTGGGGGATGCCTTTCGCTTTGCCGAACGCCTCCAGGCCCAACCTGGGGTGCACGTGAGCCTGCAACAAAGCGCACTCAAGGCCAACGACCCGCAGCATCCGGTTCAGGTCAAACTCACCGTGAGCGGAGGGTAAGCGCCGATGGACACCCTCACCCGCCACCTGCCACGCCTGCGCTGGCACCTGATGCAATGGCAGCAGCAGCTGGGTTTCTGGGGGCTGTTGGCACTGGGGATGATGGCGGCGGCGTTGCTGATCGAAGGGGCGGTGATTCATCCGGCAAACGTCGCCGACAACCAGCGACGCGCTGAACTGCAAGCCGGTATTGCCGAACAGCCCCAGGACGTTCAAGTGACCGAG of Pseudomonas azotoformans contains these proteins:
- a CDS encoding GspE/PulE family protein, yielding MSELTQKWQALVAKRGMPLADYLQDLLDKAPDQLSIIAHPLGLQAIAPDNLIEHWRFDLLALPQALTRNVLPMDYQGQAYLVLGDPFTLASRYWLQSSRTLRQLPLAMSLPGAVKAQLALAEASQRVMQPFGEDDENARVSQTAQEISLSSIARDDNPVVRLVNSMLFDALQSRASDIHVETTPQGLVIKYRIDGVLQQVGQATGLDQAEQALSRIKVLSELDIGERRVPQDGRFKMKIQGREVDFRVSIMPSIHGENAVLRILDKSQRGDSLSLVNLGLAPDTIARIRDLASEPYGMLVVTGPTGSGKSTTLYAALSELNTGEQKIITIEDPVEYELAGVTQIPVNDKKGLTFARGLRSILRHDPDTILVGEIRDGETASIAVQAALTGHRVFTSLHANDPFSVLERFRHMEVDTHSVVEALNGVVAQRLVRRVCADCGEDTQPDPQIARLAHLPDTQLKQGHYRVGKGCEACRYTGYRGRLALAEVLTLTDSIKEGLLQRSSASTLRELAREAGHVFIREIALAHAAQGDTTLKEIHRVISLY
- a CDS encoding type II secretion system F family protein; translation: MIDIDARILRDGHLQTLRVQALDLAQARQQLLADGAQVISLKARRQLRLPGRRARFALGLFIQELVVLLDAGLVLVEAVETLRDKAPPGINRQVMSDLLASMYEGNSLSKAMQLKPQTFPALLIATVASSEHSGQLAVALRRYHHFEAHLETVKKRVSGALMYPLVVLSVGAIILLFLLFFVIPRFASVFDAVADLPATARFMVWWGALVDTRGMELLIGLVLAIVALILLFRSAGFKRRAANLFWKIPSLGAQRTLFILARFYRTAGMLLMGGMPVVTAVELSGALLPPERQADLRHAMTDIQAGQPLSTSLARHQLTTAVAERLLRVGEQSGELAAMCERIAQFHDEALERAIELFSKVFEPLLMLVVGGLIGLIVFMLYMPIFELAGSIQG